One genomic region from Vitis riparia cultivar Riparia Gloire de Montpellier isolate 1030 chromosome 17, EGFV_Vit.rip_1.0, whole genome shotgun sequence encodes:
- the LOC117904119 gene encoding uncharacterized protein LOC117904119 codes for MRSFLKGRMLRHYCTGAMTIPVKGASEGDIVFLSCMIEWDSHNHMIPTWIRNTSIPSISNLMGSFDDAKSAWDMLAKSFTYLGPIDLSDPTWTCSKDVQQYASIRDEFRLYEFLMSLHKDFKPIRGQLLNRSSAPSLDTAVNELVREEARLATLQAQNKLNTNKKFCNYCKRPGHTIETCYRRNKSTTAVANIEPTPPMASTSAESKSSGSTINLSSTELQ; via the exons ATGCGTAGTTTTCTTAAGGGTCGCATGCTCAGGCATTATTGTACTGGTGCAATGACTATTCCTGTCAAGGGAGCAAGTGAAGGAGATATTGTTTTTCTTAGTTGCATGATTGAATGGGATAGTCATAACCACATGATCCCCACATGGATTCGGAACACTTCTATTCCCTCTATTTCCAATCTGATGGGGAgctttgatgatgcaaaatcTGCATGGGATATGTTGGCCAAAAG CTTCACTTATTTGGGACCAATTGACCTTTCTGATCCAACTTGGACATGCTCAAAAGATGTTCAGCAATATGCTTCCATTAGAGATGAATTTCGCCTCTATGAATTCTTGATGTCACTTCACAAGGACTTTAAGCCCATTCGTGGTCAGCTACTCAATCGCAGTTCTGCTCCCTCTCTTGATACTGCTGTAAATGAGTTGGTTAGAGAAGAAGCTCGTCTTGCAACCCTTCAAGCCCAGAATAAGCTCAAT ACCAACAAAAAGTTCTGCAACTATTGCAAGCGTCCTGGCCACACCATTGAGACTTGTTACCGTCGTAACAAATCTACTACTGCTGTTGCTAATATTGAGCCTACTCCGCCCATGGCTTCCACCTCAGCTGAGTCCAAGTCTTCTGGATCTACTATCAACCTCTCTTCCACTGAACTACAGTAG
- the LOC117904703 gene encoding protein NUCLEAR FUSION DEFECTIVE 4-like, which yields MLSSKWITTVASIWIQCTCGGSYAFGVYSSVLKSSQSYDQATLDTVSVFKDIGANAGVLSGLLYSAVAVHRRRRCRGNHQASSVSYLLSFGGPWVVHVAGAIQCFAGYFLIWLSVTGVIHRPAVPLMCLFMFIAAHAQTFFNTANVVTAVQNFPDYGGTIVGIMKGFLGLSGAVLIQVYDALFEGNPSIFILMLALLPTFISLLLMCLVRIDERDTQGNKKQLNRFSTVALLVAAYLMIVIILENIFTFPLWARIATLILLLLLLASPLGIAANALKDESEISSQGLVSAERSPLLSDNGSLQSERWSSAAGDPKEHHAADEDTPMLQDEEDLNVVQAMRTGNFWLLFIAMACGMGSGLATINNISQIGESLGYTTVEINTLVSLWSIWNFLGRFGAGYVSDILLHRRGWARPLLMVITLATMTIGHVIIASGFEGNLYVGSVIVGVCYGSQWSLMPTITSELFGVGHMGTIFNTIAIASPVGSYLLSVRVIGYIYDKEASGKQNSCSGTHCFMLSFLIIGCVTLFGSLVASALFFRTKRFYKLVVLRRLNLSLQDDDR from the exons ATGTTGAGCAGCAAATGGATTACTACAGTGGCAAGCATATGGATCCAGTGCACCTGCGGCGGATCCTACGCCTTCGGCGTCTACTCATCGGTTCTCAAATCTAGCCAAAGTTACGACCAAGCAACGCTCGATACCGTCTCCGTGTTCAAAGACATCGGAGCCAACGCCGGTGTCCTCTCCGGCCTCCTCTACTCCGCCGTCGCCGTCCATCGCCGCCGCCGCTGCCGTGGCAACCATCAGGCCTCTTCCGTTTCTTATCTCCTCAGTTTTGGTGGACCGTGGGTGGTCCACGTGGCAGGGGCGATACAGTGCTTTGCTGGCTATTTTCTTATATGGCTGTCCGTCACTGGAGTCATTCATCGGCCAGCAGTGCCGCTGATGTGCTTGTTCATGTTCATCGCCGCTCACGCTCAGACCTTCTTCAACACTGCTAATGTCGTCACCGCCGTTCAGAACTTCCCGGATTATGGCGGTACCATCGTCGGTATCATGAAG GGCTTTCTTGGTCTGAGTGGGGCAGTGTTAATCCAAGTGTACGATGCATTATTCGAAGGCAATCCGAGCATTTTCATTCTGATGCTTGCGTTGCTGCCGACTTTCATCTCCCTCTTGCTGATGTGTTTGGTTAGAATCGATGAAAGAGACACACAAGGCAACAAGAAGCAGTTGAATCGTTTCTCCACTGTCGCTCTCCTTGTTGCTGCGTATCTTATGATCGTGATAATCTTGGAGAACATCTTTACTTTTCCGTTATGGGCACGCATCGCTACTCTCATACTTCTTTTGCTTCTGCTGGCTTCCCCTCTTGGAATCGCAGCCAATGCCCTTAAGGATGAATCAGAGATATCATCACAAGGGTTGGTGTCCGCCGAGAGGAGCCCATTGCTGAGTGACAATGGGTCCCTACAGTCTGAGAGGTGGTCTTCAGCTGCAGGGGATCCTAAAGAACATCATGCAGCAGACGAAGACACCCCAATGCTGCAGGATGAGGAAGACCTGAATGTTGTGCAAGCAATGCGGACTGGAAACTTCTGGTTGTTGTTCATAGCCATGGCATGTGGAATGGGGTCCGGGCTGGCTACAATAAATAACATCAGCCAAATAGGAGAATCTCTTGGTTACACTACAGTGGAGATAAACACTCTGGTTTCTTTATGGAGTATATGGAATTTTCTTGGCCGTTTTGGAGCTGGATATGTATCGGATATTCTGCTGCATAGAAGAGGCTGGGCAAGGCCATTGTTGATGGTCATCACCCTGGCTACCATGACTATTGGCCATGTGATCATTGCCTCTGGTTTTGAGGGGAATTTGTATGTGGGTTCAGTAATAGTAGGGGTTTGTTATGGTTCACAGTGGTCATTGATGCCCACCATCACTTCCGAGCTATTTGGTGTTGGGCACATGGGTACTATCTTCAACACCATTGCCATAGCCAGTCCTGTTGGCTCTTACCTTCTCTCTGTTAGAGTAATCGGGTACATCTATGACAAGGAAGCATCGGGCAAGCAGAACTCATGCTCCGGCACTCATTGTTTCATGTTATCATTTCTGATCATCGGATGTGTTACTCTTTTTGGGTCACTCGTTGCTTCTGCATTGTTCTTCCGAACAAAGAGGTTCTATAAGTTGGTTGTACTTAGAAGGCTAAACCTTTCTCTGCAAGACGATGACAGGTAG
- the LOC117904704 gene encoding protein NUCLEAR FUSION DEFECTIVE 4-like, with translation MERIQSKWIATLASIWIQCSSGSLYTFSIFSSALKSSQGYDQSTLDTVSVVKDVGATAGVLSGFLYSAVTVPHRSRRSSSCFLRGPWVVIAVGAIQCFAGYFFLWLSVAGVIPRQPVPLMCLFMFLTAHAQTFFNTANVVTAVHNFPDFSGTVVGIMKGFLGLSGAILIQLYQAIFKGNPASYLLMLMLVTTVNPLLLMCLVRIYNTKEGDEKKHLNGLSLVALVVAGYLMALIILENILTLQFPARLFTLVLLLLLLAAPLAVTIKAQQSNFDGTSQTFLIEKNQLIDDPKQLDAEKIGKGQDPAGYHLVHSDAEQERNTDDNRVLLQGENLNLLQAIGTCNFWCLFLAMACGMGSGLATVNNIGQIGGAFGYKSFETSTLVSLWSIWNFLGRFGTGYVSDYFLHTRGWARPVFMVITLATMSIGHFVIASGMPGALYAGSVLVGVSYGSQWSLMPTITSEIFGVQHLGTIFNTIGMASPVGSYIFSVRVVGYIYDKEASADGNKCTGTHCFMVSFLIMASATLLGCFVALILFLRTKSFYNQVVLRRLQHPGRV, from the exons ATGGAGAGGATACAGAGCAAGTGGATAGCTACATTAGCGAGCATATGGATCCAGTGCAGCAGCGGCTCACTCTACACTTTCAGCATCTTCTCTTCGGCTCTCAAATCAAGCCAAGGTTACGACCAATCAACGCTCGACACCGTCTCTGTTGTCAAAGACGTCGGAGCCACCGCCGGTGTTCTCTCCGGCTTCCTCTACTCCGCGGTCACCGTCCCCCACCGCAGCCGCCGCTCCTCTTCTTGCTTTCTTCGTGGCCCATGGGTGGTTATCGCTGTGGGGGCGATCCAGTGCTTTGCGGGCTATTTCTTCTTATGGCTTTCTGTCGCCGGAGTCATTCCCCGGCAGCCGGTGCCGCTCATGTGCCTCTTCATGTTCCTGACGGCTCATGCTCAGACCTTTTTCAACACGGCTAACGTGGTCACCGCTGTTCACAACTTCCCTGATTTTAGCGGCACCGTTGTTGGCATCATGAAG GGTTTTCTTGGTTTGAGTGGAGCaatattaattcaattatatcAGGCAATATTCAAGGGAAACCCTGCCTCATATCTTCTCATGCTGATGCTGGTGACCACTGTCAATCCTCTGTTGCTCATGTGTTTGGTCAGAATCTATAATACAAAAGAAGGAGATGAGAAGAAGCACCTGAATGGTTTATCATTGGTTGCTTTAGTTGTAGCTGGTTACCTGATGGCCTTAATAATCTTAGAGAACATCCTCACTTTGCAATTTCCAGCACGCCTTTTTACCCTTGTTcttctgctgctgctgcttGCCGCGCCTCTTGCTGTTACAATTAAAGCCCAGCAGAGCAACTTTGATGGAACTTCTCAAACTTTCTTGATTGAGAAGAACCAATTAATAGATGACCCAAAACAATTGGATGCCGAGAAAATAGGTAAAGGGCAAGATCCTGCTGGATATCATTTGGTGCATAGTGATGCTGAACAAGAGAGAAATACTGATGATAATAGGGTTTTACTCCAGGGAGAAAACCTGAATCTGTTGCAAGCCATTGGCACCTGTAACTTTTGGTGTTTGTTTCTTGCCATGGCATGTGGGATGGGTTCAGGACTTGCCACAGTGAATAACATTGGCCAAATTGGAGGAGCATTTGGTTACAAAAGCTTTGAGACAAGTACTTTAGTTTCTTTATGGAGCATTTGGAATTTTCTTGGTCGTTTTGGAACTGGTTATGTATCAGACTATTTCCTGCATACAAGAGGATGGGCAAGGCCAGTATTCATGGTCATCACTCTTGCAACCATGAGTATTGGTCATTTTGTTATTGCTTCTGGTATGCCTGGTGCTCTTTATGCTGGTTCAGTATTAGTGGGTGTATCTTATGGTTCACAATGGTCACTAATGCCCACAATCACTTCTGAGATATTTGGTGTACAGCATTTGGGCACCATATTCAACACCATTGGCATGGCGAGTCCAGTTGGATCTTATATTTTCTCGGTGAGGGTGGTTGGCTACATTTATGATAAAGAAGCATCAGCAGACGGGAATAAATGCACAGGAACTCACTGCTTCATGGTATCTTTTCTCATTATGGCATCAGCTACCCTGTTGGGGTGTTTTGTTGCTTTGATATTGTTCCTCCGAACTAAAAGCTTCTACAACCAAGTTGTACTACGAAGACTGCAACATCCGGGTAGAGTGTAA